The Vicinamibacterales bacterium region CGTATTTCGCCATCACGCCGGTGGAGAAACGCGGCGGAGGCGGCGTCCAGGTCGCGAGCCGCGACGCGACAGCGGCAGGCGTCAGCGCCACCGCCAGGCTGCGCGCGGCCAGATCGATGGTGATGACGTCGCCGTCCCTGATCGCCGCGATCGGGCCGCCGACCGCGGCTTCCGGCGCGATGTGGCCGATCATCAGCCCGCGCGTCGCGCCGGAAAAACGGCCGTCGGTGATGAGCGCCACCGACTCCCCCAGACCGGCGCCGACGATGGCGCCCGTCACGGCGAGCATCTCGCGCATGCCGGGGCCGCCCTTCGGCCCTTCGTAGCGGATGACCACCACGTCGCCGGCCTTGATCGCTCCAGCCTGCACGGCGGCGAAGGCGTCCTCTTCGGCGTCGAACACCCGCGCCGGGCCGCTGTGACTCGGACGGGTGTGGCCGCTGATCTTGATCACCCCGCCGTCGGGCGCGACATTGCCGCGCACGATGACCAGGCCGCCGTTGGGCGAGATCGGATTGCTGAGCGGCCGCACCACCTCCTGCGCGGGCGTCTCGGTCGCGAGCGCCGCCTCGTCGCCGATCGTCCGTCCCGACACGGTCCGGGTCTCGGCGTGAAGCACGCCCGCCTGCACGAGCCGCTGCGCCACCAGGCGGGTGCCGCCGGCGCGATGCAGATCGGTTGCGACGAAGCGGCCGCCAGGCTTGAGGTCGGCGATCAGCGGCACCTTGCGGCTGACCGCGTCGAACACGTCCAGATCGAGCTCGACACCGGCTTCCCTGGCGATCGCCAGCAGGTGCAGCACGGCGTTGGTCGATCCGCCGGTCGCGGCGACCGCCGCGATCGCGTTCTCGATGGCGGCGCGGGTCACGATCCGGCGCGCCGTGACCCCGCCGTTGTGCAGCGCCATCGCCAGCCGGCCGGCCTCGACGGCGACGTCGGCCTTGCGGGGATCCAGCGCCGGCACGCTCGCGCTGCCCATCGGCGAAAGCCCGAGGAACTCGCACGCGGCCGCCATCGTGTTGGCGGTGAACTGGCCGCCGCACGCGCCGACGCCCGGGCACGCGCCATCCTCGATCCGCCGCAGCCCGGCGGCATCGAGCCGGCCGGCCGCATTGGCGCCGATCGCCTCGAACACGTCTTGAATGGTGACGTCGCGGCCGTCGACGTGGCCGGGCGCGATCGATCCGCCGTAGAGCACCAGGCCCGGAACATCGAGCCGCGCCAGCGCCATCGCGGCGCCCGGAATCGTCTTGTCGCAGCCGACCAGGCAGACGACGGCGTCGAAGGCGTTGCCGCGGGCGACCAGCTCGATCGAGTCCGCGATCACCTCGCGGCTGATGAGCGAAGCGCGCATGCCGGCGGTCCCCATCGTGATGCCGTCGGAGATCGACACCGTGTTGAACTCCATCGGCGTGCCGCCCGCCTCGCGCACGCCGCGCTTGACGTGCACGGCGAGGTCGCGCAAGTGGTAGTTGCACGGCCCGATCTCGATCCAGGTGTTGGCGATGCCGACCAGCGGCTTCTTGAGGTCGCCATCGGTGAAGCCGACCGCCTTGAGCATCGCGCGCGACGCGGCGCGGGCCGGCCCGGCGGTGATCATGCCGCCGGCGGGGCGCACCGGATCCGACGCGCTCATCGGGTGGACTCCGGCGCCGCCGCAGTGATCGGCTCGTCCGGCGACGAGACCTCGCGCGCGGCGCGATAGGTGCCGAGCGTGCGCACCCAGCGCGCGAACTCGGCGAGGTTGATGAGCGCCCGGCCGCAGTTCAGGTCGTCGCGCGACACGCCCAGGTCGGCGTAGAACATGTACTCCCAGGCGCTGCCGCGGATGGGACGCGACTCGAGCTTCGTCAGATCGATCTTGCGCATCGCGAAGACGCTCAGCGCACGGAACAGCGATCCCGGCTCGCTCGGCAGCGCGAACACGATCGTCGTCTTGTCCGCCCCTTCAGTGACGGGGTGGCGGGCGATGACGCAGAAGCGC contains the following coding sequences:
- the ilvD gene encoding dihydroxy-acid dehydratase: MSASDPVRPAGGMITAGPARAASRAMLKAVGFTDGDLKKPLVGIANTWIEIGPCNYHLRDLAVHVKRGVREAGGTPMEFNTVSISDGITMGTAGMRASLISREVIADSIELVARGNAFDAVVCLVGCDKTIPGAAMALARLDVPGLVLYGGSIAPGHVDGRDVTIQDVFEAIGANAAGRLDAAGLRRIEDGACPGVGACGGQFTANTMAAACEFLGLSPMGSASVPALDPRKADVAVEAGRLAMALHNGGVTARRIVTRAAIENAIAAVAATGGSTNAVLHLLAIAREAGVELDLDVFDAVSRKVPLIADLKPGGRFVATDLHRAGGTRLVAQRLVQAGVLHAETRTVSGRTIGDEAALATETPAQEVVRPLSNPISPNGGLVIVRGNVAPDGGVIKISGHTRPSHSGPARVFDAEEDAFAAVQAGAIKAGDVVVIRYEGPKGGPGMREMLAVTGAIVGAGLGESVALITDGRFSGATRGLMIGHIAPEAAVGGPIAAIRDGDVITIDLAARSLAVALTPAAVASRLATWTPPPPRFSTGVMAKYAKLVSSAAQGAVTG